From the genome of Bradyrhizobium elkanii USDA 76, one region includes:
- a CDS encoding AMP-binding protein, which translates to MLIPLADVPRWYAERKPADAIAISHGADALTWLELERRANARARVFAAKGVKPGDFVAIGLPNSNAFFETTFAVWKCGATPTSLSWRLPRGEAAAVLEILKPSLVVGGEADWNAPNSLPVNFVPDGFSEEPLDAPVARYWKAMTSGGSTGRPKVILDHNPAVIETTAEATLGIARDTSLLNPGPLYHNAPFILSHFALFGGGRVTGMVKFDAEETLRLIERERVQWVNFVPTMMHRIWALPEEVRSRYDVSSLKIVFHMAAPMPPWLKEKWIEWLGPERIWELYGGTERQGACVISGVEWMAHKGSVGKIGETAKLRIIGEDGNDVAPGETGEIYFLPNDGAGSTYHYLGATPKRRPDGWESLGDIGRLDEEGYLYLGDRLADMVLRGGANIYPAEVEAAVSEHPEVRSCVVVGLPDPEFGQRVHAILELADSADAQAIADGMGDFLKDRLSRYKHPESFERVGTAPRDDSGKVRRTMLRDERAAWIKDNRAFRIMPARAAKTE; encoded by the coding sequence ATGCTGATCCCCCTCGCCGACGTGCCGCGCTGGTATGCCGAACGCAAGCCTGCGGATGCGATCGCCATCAGTCATGGCGCGGATGCGCTGACCTGGCTCGAGCTCGAGCGCCGCGCCAACGCACGGGCGCGCGTCTTCGCCGCCAAGGGCGTCAAGCCCGGCGACTTCGTCGCGATCGGGCTGCCCAACAGCAACGCGTTCTTCGAGACGACCTTCGCGGTGTGGAAGTGCGGCGCGACGCCGACCTCGCTGTCATGGCGGCTGCCACGCGGCGAGGCCGCCGCGGTGCTCGAGATTCTAAAACCGTCGCTGGTGGTCGGCGGCGAGGCCGACTGGAATGCGCCGAATTCGCTGCCGGTGAATTTCGTGCCGGATGGATTCTCCGAGGAGCCGCTCGATGCGCCGGTCGCGCGCTATTGGAAGGCGATGACGAGCGGCGGCTCGACGGGACGGCCGAAGGTGATCCTCGATCACAACCCCGCGGTGATCGAGACCACGGCCGAGGCGACGCTTGGCATTGCGCGCGACACCTCGCTGCTCAATCCAGGGCCGCTCTATCACAATGCGCCGTTCATCCTCTCGCACTTTGCGCTGTTCGGGGGCGGAAGGGTCACCGGCATGGTGAAGTTCGACGCCGAGGAGACGCTGCGGCTGATCGAGCGCGAGCGCGTGCAGTGGGTGAATTTCGTGCCGACCATGATGCACCGGATCTGGGCGCTGCCCGAGGAGGTGCGCAGCCGCTACGACGTCTCCAGTCTGAAGATCGTGTTTCACATGGCGGCTCCGATGCCGCCCTGGCTGAAGGAGAAGTGGATCGAATGGCTCGGCCCCGAGCGGATCTGGGAGCTCTATGGCGGCACCGAGCGGCAGGGCGCCTGCGTGATCTCGGGCGTCGAATGGATGGCGCACAAGGGCTCGGTCGGCAAGATCGGCGAGACGGCAAAGCTGCGCATCATCGGCGAGGACGGCAACGACGTCGCGCCCGGCGAGACCGGCGAAATCTATTTCCTGCCCAACGACGGCGCCGGCTCGACCTATCACTACCTCGGCGCAACGCCGAAGCGGCGGCCGGATGGCTGGGAGTCGCTCGGCGATATCGGCCGGCTCGACGAAGAGGGTTATCTCTATCTCGGCGACCGGCTCGCCGACATGGTGCTGCGCGGCGGCGCCAACATCTATCCGGCCGAGGTCGAGGCCGCTGTCAGCGAGCATCCCGAGGTGCGCTCCTGCGTCGTGGTCGGACTGCCCGATCCGGAATTCGGCCAGCGCGTGCACGCGATCCTCGAGCTCGCCGACAGCGCCGATGCACAAGCGATCGCCGACGGCATGGGCGATTTCCTGAAGGACCGGCTCAGCCGCTACAAGCATCCGGAAAGTTTCGAGCGCGTCGGCACCGCGCCGCGCGACGATTCCGGAAAGGTTCGCCGCACCATGCTGCGCGACGAGCGCGCCGCGTGGATCAAGGACAACCGCGCCTTCCGCATCATGCCGGCGCGTGCGGCAAAAACCGAATAG
- a CDS encoding S1C family serine protease, which produces MPSATEWKVPAAFQPRPEDYRYDLDRALMSVVGLHSIIPPDAFSAETLGTERAGNGVLIDDGLVLTIGYLITEAATVWLHLGDGRAVEGHALGFDFESGFGLVQALGRLDLEPLRIGSSAATQVGDNVVLGGAGGRTRSVASQIAAKQEFAGYWEYLLDEAIFTSPSHPNWGGTGLINNAGELIGIGSLQLERERSGHAEHVNMIVPIDLLNPVLDDLRKYGRVDKPARPWLGMYTTEIDNRLVVVGVASKGPAARAELKTGDVILAVDGDKVTSQAGFYRKLWSLGAAGVDVPLTIYHEGVTFDVTLTSIDRMKLLKAPRLH; this is translated from the coding sequence ATGCCCTCCGCGACCGAATGGAAAGTGCCCGCGGCCTTTCAGCCTCGCCCCGAGGATTACCGTTACGATCTCGATCGCGCGCTGATGAGTGTGGTCGGGTTGCATTCGATCATTCCGCCGGATGCTTTCAGCGCCGAGACGCTCGGCACCGAGCGCGCCGGCAATGGCGTCCTGATCGACGACGGGCTGGTGCTGACGATCGGCTATCTGATCACCGAAGCCGCCACGGTGTGGCTGCATCTCGGCGACGGCCGCGCGGTCGAGGGCCACGCGCTCGGCTTCGATTTCGAATCCGGCTTCGGCCTGGTGCAGGCGCTCGGCCGGCTCGATCTCGAGCCGCTGCGGATCGGCTCGTCGGCGGCGACCCAGGTCGGCGACAATGTAGTGCTCGGCGGCGCCGGCGGCCGCACGCGCTCGGTCGCAAGCCAGATCGCGGCGAAGCAGGAATTCGCCGGCTACTGGGAGTATCTGCTCGACGAGGCGATCTTCACCTCTCCGTCGCATCCGAACTGGGGCGGCACCGGGCTGATCAACAATGCCGGCGAGCTGATCGGCATCGGCTCGCTGCAGCTCGAACGCGAGCGCTCGGGCCACGCCGAGCACGTCAACATGATCGTGCCGATCGATCTGCTCAATCCGGTGCTGGACGATTTGCGCAAGTACGGCCGGGTCGACAAGCCGGCACGGCCGTGGCTCGGCATGTACACGACCGAGATCGACAATCGCCTCGTGGTGGTCGGCGTCGCCAGCAAGGGACCCGCGGCGCGCGCCGAACTGAAGACCGGCGACGTGATCCTCGCGGTCGACGGCGACAAGGTGACGAGCCAGGCCGGCTTCTACCGCAAGCTCTGGTCGCTCGGCGCGGCCGGCGTCGACGTGCCGCTGACCATCTATCACGAGGGCGTCACCTTCGACGTCACGCTGACCTCGATCGACCGCATGAAGCTGTTGAAGGCGCCGCGGCTACACTAA
- a CDS encoding SDR family oxidoreductase, translating to MTNQTNKVALVTGASRGIGAAVAERLARDGFTVVINYSGDAKSAQAVADRIEAAGGRALTAKADVSDASAVRGMFDAAEAAFGGVDVLVNNAGIMKLGKIADSDDAAFDQQVAVNLKGSFNTMREAARRLRNGGRIVNFSTSVVGTRLETYGIYVATKAAIESLTAILSKELRGRGITVNAVAPGPTATDLFLHGKSDELIDRFAKMVPLERLGTPDDIASVVSFLAGPDGSWINGQTLRANGGLV from the coding sequence ATGACCAACCAAACCAACAAGGTGGCCCTGGTGACGGGCGCCTCGCGCGGGATCGGCGCGGCGGTTGCCGAACGCCTTGCCAGGGACGGCTTCACCGTCGTCATCAACTACTCCGGCGACGCCAAGTCCGCGCAGGCGGTGGCCGACAGGATCGAGGCCGCCGGCGGCCGGGCACTGACCGCGAAGGCCGATGTCAGCGATGCCAGCGCGGTGCGCGGCATGTTCGACGCGGCGGAAGCCGCCTTCGGCGGCGTCGACGTGCTGGTCAACAATGCCGGCATCATGAAGCTCGGCAAGATCGCCGACAGCGACGATGCCGCGTTCGACCAGCAGGTCGCGGTCAATTTGAAGGGCAGCTTCAACACCATGCGCGAGGCGGCGCGCCGGCTGCGCAACGGCGGACGCATCGTCAACTTCTCGACCAGCGTGGTCGGCACCAGGCTCGAGACCTACGGCATCTATGTCGCGACCAAGGCCGCGATCGAGTCGTTGACCGCGATCCTGTCCAAGGAGTTGCGCGGCCGCGGCATCACGGTGAATGCGGTCGCGCCCGGGCCGACCGCGACCGATCTGTTCCTGCACGGCAAGTCGGACGAGCTGATCGACCGCTTCGCCAAGATGGTGCCGCTGGAGCGGCTCGGCACGCCCGACGACATCGCCTCTGTCGTGTCGTTCCTCGCCGGGCCCGACGGGTCCTGGATCAACGGCCAGACGCTGCGCGCCAATGGCGGCCTGGTCTGA
- a CDS encoding LysR family transcriptional regulator, whose protein sequence is MDRFDAMRVFTRVVERRSFSLAAEDLGLPRSTVTDAVKGLEARLGVRLLERTTRTVRATLDGEAHYRRCLSLIADLEDAEGAFGGARPKGLLRLEVQGTLARHFLLPNLPGFLAEYPDIEINMSESDRWVDLIREGVDCVLRFGKLPDSDMIARQVTMLERLTCATPDYLARFGTPVDPFALDGHRMIGIRSLTTGRLRPMEFVIDGALKQFPLPAPMSVTGPESYLASAKLGLGLVQVPRFHAETDLANGTLVAVLQQCPPPSVPVNLLYPRNRQLSPRVRVFIDYVMRAFARS, encoded by the coding sequence ATGGACCGTTTCGACGCGATGCGCGTGTTCACCCGGGTGGTCGAGCGGCGCAGCTTTTCGCTGGCCGCCGAGGATCTGGGGCTGCCGCGCTCGACGGTGACGGACGCGGTGAAGGGGCTGGAGGCGCGGCTCGGCGTGCGGCTGCTCGAGCGCACCACGCGCACGGTGCGCGCGACGCTCGACGGCGAGGCGCACTACCGCCGCTGCCTGTCGCTGATCGCGGACCTCGAGGACGCCGAGGGCGCGTTCGGCGGCGCGCGGCCGAAGGGACTGCTGCGGCTCGAGGTGCAGGGCACGCTGGCGCGGCACTTCCTGCTGCCGAACCTGCCGGGCTTCCTCGCCGAATATCCCGACATCGAGATCAACATGAGCGAGAGCGACCGCTGGGTCGATCTGATCCGCGAAGGCGTCGACTGCGTGCTGCGTTTTGGCAAGCTGCCCGACAGCGACATGATCGCGCGGCAGGTCACGATGCTGGAGCGGTTGACCTGCGCGACGCCGGATTATCTTGCGCGCTTCGGCACGCCGGTCGACCCGTTCGCACTCGACGGCCATCGCATGATCGGCATCCGCTCGCTGACCACGGGACGCCTGCGGCCGATGGAATTCGTGATCGACGGCGCGCTGAAGCAGTTTCCGCTGCCGGCGCCGATGTCGGTGACCGGCCCCGAGAGTTATCTGGCGAGCGCCAAACTCGGTCTCGGCCTCGTGCAGGTGCCGCGCTTCCATGCCGAAACCGATCTTGCCAATGGAACGCTGGTCGCGGTGCTGCAGCAATGTCCGCCGCCATCGGTGCCGGTAAACCTGCTCTATCCGCGCAACCGCCAGCTCTCGCCGCGCGTGCGCGTGTTCATCGATTACGTGATGCGGGCGTTCGCGCGAAGCTGA
- a CDS encoding DsbA family protein: MTQLTKSPRINAGATRRGALGLIGAGIALMAAGAARAEDDNVLTEEQVLRDPDIPVIGNPKGDITIVEWFDYNCPYCRKLAPELRQVVQDDGKVRLVLKDWPILGPVSKVAARMALAAKYQNKFDVAHEAMISVNSRITEPRIAELLSGAGLDMDRLKKDHDANAKAIDAILSRNNEQALAFGFNGTPSFIVGKYRVPGVLSMDQFEQVIADARKANMGRKTEQN; encoded by the coding sequence ATGACCCAACTGACGAAATCGCCTCGGATCAACGCCGGTGCCACCCGCCGCGGCGCGCTCGGCCTGATCGGTGCCGGCATCGCGCTCATGGCTGCGGGCGCCGCGCGCGCCGAGGATGACAATGTCCTGACCGAGGAACAGGTGCTGCGCGATCCGGACATTCCGGTGATCGGCAACCCGAAGGGCGACATCACCATCGTCGAATGGTTCGACTACAACTGCCCGTATTGCCGCAAGCTCGCGCCGGAGCTGCGCCAGGTGGTGCAGGACGACGGCAAGGTCCGCCTCGTGCTGAAGGATTGGCCGATCCTCGGGCCGGTCTCCAAGGTCGCGGCGCGGATGGCGCTGGCGGCGAAGTACCAGAACAAGTTCGACGTCGCGCATGAGGCGATGATCTCGGTCAATTCGCGCATCACCGAGCCGCGCATCGCCGAGCTGCTCTCGGGCGCCGGCCTTGACATGGACCGCCTGAAGAAGGATCACGACGCCAACGCCAAGGCGATCGACGCGATCCTTTCGCGCAACAACGAGCAGGCGCTGGCATTCGGCTTCAACGGCACGCCGTCATTCATCGTCGGCAAGTACCGCGTGCCGGGCGTGCTCAGCATGGATCAGTTCGAGCAGGTGATCGCCGACGCCCGCAAGGCCAATATGGGCCGCAAGACCGAGCAGAATTGA
- a CDS encoding sulfite exporter TauE/SafE family protein → MLVGFSLGLVGGGGSILAVPLMVYVVGVPEPHVAIGTSAIAVAANAAVNLSNHARGGTVIWSCALVFALSGMLGAFGGSILGKMLEGQKLLALFSLVMLVIAGLMLKSRARVGLTDVKISMSNMPAIIGLGLATGTMSGFFGIGGGFLIVPALMLATGMPIMNAVSSSLVAVTAFGMTTALSYAWSGLVSWGLAGLFVAGGIAGGLLGTRSARHLSERRGALNIVFATVIIVVAIYMLLRNIDVS, encoded by the coding sequence ATGCTGGTCGGTTTTTCGCTGGGCCTGGTCGGCGGCGGCGGCTCGATCCTTGCCGTGCCGCTGATGGTCTATGTGGTCGGCGTGCCGGAGCCGCATGTCGCGATCGGCACCTCGGCGATCGCGGTCGCTGCCAACGCCGCAGTCAATCTCTCCAACCACGCCCGTGGCGGCACCGTGATCTGGTCCTGCGCGCTGGTGTTCGCGCTGTCAGGCATGCTGGGCGCATTCGGCGGCTCGATCCTCGGCAAGATGCTGGAGGGGCAGAAGCTGCTCGCGCTGTTCTCGCTGGTGATGCTGGTCATCGCGGGCCTGATGCTGAAGAGCCGCGCGCGGGTCGGGCTGACCGACGTCAAGATCTCGATGTCCAACATGCCCGCGATCATCGGCCTCGGGCTTGCCACCGGAACCATGTCCGGCTTCTTCGGCATCGGCGGCGGCTTCCTGATCGTGCCGGCCCTGATGCTGGCGACCGGGATGCCGATCATGAACGCGGTCAGTTCCTCGCTGGTGGCCGTCACCGCCTTCGGCATGACCACGGCCCTGAGCTATGCGTGGTCCGGGCTGGTGTCGTGGGGCCTGGCGGGGCTATTCGTCGCCGGCGGCATCGCGGGCGGTCTGCTCGGCACACGCAGCGCCCGCCACCTGTCGGAACGGCGCGGCGCCCTTAATATCGTGTTTGCGACTGTGATTATCGTGGTGGCGATCTATATGCTGCTGCGTAACATCGATGTGTCCTGA
- a CDS encoding LrgB family protein, whose amino-acid sequence MSDNPFSLWVYLSQSPLLWLTVTLLTYAVADAVSLKTRRHPLANPVLHSVWIIGVFLLLTGTTYTTYFAGAQFVHFLLGPATVALAVPLYENRRRVAAAILPMLVALAIGSLTAIVSVVLLAQAFGLPRHVILSLAPKSVTAGVAMGISESLHADPSLTAVSVILTGIMGAIIVTPLMNFTGITDFRARGFAAGIAAHGIGTARAFQVDEVAGVFAGIAMSLNALVTSLLVPLAVTYLLR is encoded by the coding sequence GTGAGCGACAATCCGTTCTCGCTCTGGGTCTACCTCTCGCAGTCGCCGCTGCTCTGGCTGACGGTGACGCTGTTGACCTATGCGGTGGCCGACGCGGTGTCGCTGAAGACAAGGCGGCACCCGCTCGCCAATCCCGTGCTGCATTCGGTATGGATCATCGGCGTGTTCCTGCTGCTGACCGGGACCACCTACACCACCTATTTTGCCGGCGCGCAGTTCGTGCACTTCCTGCTCGGGCCGGCGACGGTGGCGCTCGCGGTGCCGCTCTACGAGAACCGCAGGCGGGTCGCGGCGGCGATCCTGCCGATGCTGGTTGCGCTCGCGATCGGCTCGCTGACGGCGATCGTCTCGGTGGTGCTGCTGGCGCAGGCGTTCGGGCTGCCGCGCCACGTCATCCTGTCGTTGGCGCCGAAATCGGTCACGGCCGGCGTTGCGATGGGCATCAGCGAATCCCTGCATGCCGATCCCTCGCTGACCGCGGTGTCGGTGATCCTCACCGGCATCATGGGAGCGATCATCGTCACGCCCCTGATGAACTTCACCGGCATCACCGACTTTCGCGCCCGCGGCTTTGCGGCGGGCATCGCCGCCCATGGCATCGGCACCGCGCGCGCCTTCCAGGTCGATGAGGTCGCTGGCGTGTTTGCCGGGATCGCGATGAGCCTGAATGCGCTGGTCACCTCGCTGCTGGTGCCGCTGGCTGTGACTTATCTGCTGCGCTGA
- a CDS encoding CidA/LrgA family protein has translation MIASLSLILLCQLVGEVAVRALAVPVPGPVVGLVLLLLLLLARDRFPALARGPLGDDGVESASRGMLANLSLLFIPAGVGVVQKLDLLAEHGIAVLVILAVSVIVTLLATVATFVAASSLLSREEERP, from the coding sequence ATGATCGCCAGCCTCAGCCTGATCCTGCTCTGCCAGCTGGTCGGCGAGGTCGCCGTGCGCGCGCTGGCGGTGCCGGTGCCGGGTCCGGTGGTCGGCCTCGTGCTGCTGCTGTTGCTGCTGTTGGCGCGCGACCGCTTTCCGGCGCTGGCGCGCGGGCCGCTCGGCGATGACGGCGTCGAGAGCGCGAGTCGCGGCATGCTCGCCAATCTCTCGCTGCTGTTCATCCCGGCCGGCGTCGGCGTGGTGCAGAAGCTCGATCTGCTCGCCGAGCACGGCATCGCCGTCCTGGTGATCCTCGCGGTGTCGGTCATCGTCACCCTGCTGGCGACGGTTGCGACCTTCGTTGCGGCGAGCAGCCTGCTTTCGCGCGAGGAGGAGCGGCCGTGA
- a CDS encoding IS4 family transposase, whose translation MVAGKTVCLRRLSRGDRALEVRFNRFLGHDKVTAERIIESWGDSTVAAVEGRHVLAIQDTSEIHFNTTPQRRRGLGEIGKGNNHGVLLHPLLAVDADDGSCLGLLSGQVWTRQGRRTTTHDARDLSDKESQRWISTAIAAKPLLTAAGTVTVLGDRESDIFALYASSAEQHFHVIARSMHDRKLADRTGLYEATDAMPVVDRRAIQLPARAARPARQAHLELRFGAIELARPQSKFLRHLPKSLPLAVVDVCEINAGPGAEPLHWRLITSHEIATVDDAWRIVEWYKQRWIIEQFFRVLKTQGLKLEDSQIGTADRLLKLVAIAAKAAVITIQLLQARDGGQQPIRVAFNDNEINALAALNRQLEARSKRLKNPHPPDSLTWAAWIIGRLGGWDGYPSSKPPGPITFKNGLEYFLAVAAGWSLRDMCMP comes from the coding sequence ATGGTTGCGGGCAAGACGGTCTGCCTGCGGCGGCTTTCCAGGGGTGATCGTGCGCTGGAGGTGCGGTTCAACCGCTTTCTCGGCCACGACAAGGTGACGGCGGAGCGGATCATCGAAAGCTGGGGCGACAGCACGGTTGCCGCGGTAGAGGGCCGCCATGTGCTGGCGATCCAGGACACCAGCGAGATCCACTTCAACACCACGCCGCAACGCCGGCGCGGGCTCGGCGAAATCGGCAAGGGCAATAACCACGGCGTGCTGCTGCATCCGCTGCTGGCCGTGGATGCCGACGATGGCAGCTGTCTTGGACTTTTGAGTGGGCAGGTATGGACGCGCCAGGGGCGTCGCACCACGACGCATGACGCACGTGACTTGTCTGACAAGGAATCGCAACGCTGGATATCCACCGCCATTGCGGCCAAGCCGCTGCTCACCGCTGCCGGAACGGTGACGGTCCTCGGTGATCGCGAGAGCGATATCTTTGCCCTTTATGCCAGCTCGGCCGAGCAGCACTTCCATGTCATCGCGCGCAGCATGCATGATCGCAAGCTTGCCGACCGCACCGGCCTGTATGAGGCCACCGACGCCATGCCTGTGGTGGATCGGAGGGCGATCCAACTGCCTGCGCGCGCGGCGCGACCGGCACGTCAGGCCCATCTCGAACTCCGCTTTGGCGCAATCGAGCTTGCCCGCCCGCAGAGCAAGTTCCTGCGCCATTTGCCGAAAAGCTTGCCGCTGGCGGTGGTCGACGTGTGCGAGATCAATGCCGGGCCCGGCGCAGAGCCGCTGCACTGGCGTCTGATCACCTCTCACGAGATCGCCACCGTCGACGACGCCTGGCGTATCGTCGAATGGTACAAGCAGCGCTGGATCATCGAGCAGTTCTTCCGCGTCCTGAAGACGCAGGGCCTCAAGCTCGAAGACAGCCAGATCGGAACCGCCGATCGTCTCCTCAAACTGGTCGCTATCGCCGCCAAGGCAGCCGTCATCACCATCCAGCTTCTGCAAGCGCGCGATGGCGGTCAGCAGCCCATTCGCGTTGCCTTCAACGACAACGAGATCAACGCGCTTGCCGCCCTCAACCGGCAACTCGAGGCCAGGAGCAAGCGACTGAAAAACCCACATCCGCCCGACAGCCTCACCTGGGCAGCCTGGATCATCGGCCGCCTTGGCGGTTGGGACGGCTACCCGTCGTCTAAACCTCCAGGCCCCATCACCTTCAAAAATGGCCTCGAATACTTCCTGGCCGTCGCAGCAGGATGGAGCCTCAGAGATATGTGCATGCCCTAG
- a CDS encoding PaaI family thioesterase yields the protein MPRFEPKNPDYHAVATDTFARQRAMQTLGISIARMEPGEVDLAMPYAPEFCQQNGFVHAGIITAGLDNACGIAAFTLMPEGSDILTVEFKTNLLAPARGERFVFRGVVVKPGRTLTVCDGRAYAIQDGVETLVATMSGTLMALARREG from the coding sequence ATGCCCCGCTTCGAGCCGAAGAATCCCGATTATCACGCGGTCGCGACCGATACGTTCGCGCGCCAGCGCGCGATGCAGACGCTTGGTATCTCGATCGCGCGCATGGAGCCCGGTGAAGTCGATCTCGCGATGCCCTATGCACCGGAGTTCTGCCAGCAGAACGGCTTCGTGCATGCCGGGATCATCACCGCGGGCCTCGACAATGCCTGCGGCATCGCCGCCTTCACGCTGATGCCCGAAGGCTCCGACATCCTCACCGTGGAGTTCAAGACCAACCTCTTGGCGCCGGCCCGCGGCGAGCGGTTCGTGTTCCGCGGCGTCGTGGTCAAGCCCGGCCGCACGCTGACGGTCTGCGACGGCCGAGCCTATGCGATCCAGGACGGCGTCGAGACGCTGGTCGCGACCATGAGCGGCACGCTGATGGCGCTGGCACGGCGGGAAGGGTAG
- a CDS encoding acyl-CoA thioesterase: protein MEGEATYRGTVYPWHCDHIGHMNVMWYVGKFDEASWNMFARLGLTPSYLRESGRGMAAVQQNISYKRELLAGDLVEVKSRLVEFRDKSIRILHEMRNAETGEIAATCEIAAVHIDRAARKAAPFAPAIRYAAMPHLVPSEPVSA from the coding sequence ATGGAAGGCGAGGCGACCTATCGCGGCACGGTCTATCCCTGGCACTGCGACCACATCGGCCACATGAACGTCATGTGGTATGTCGGCAAGTTCGATGAGGCGAGCTGGAACATGTTCGCGCGGCTCGGCCTGACGCCGAGCTATCTGCGCGAGTCCGGCCGCGGCATGGCCGCCGTGCAGCAGAACATCTCCTACAAGCGCGAACTGCTCGCCGGCGACCTCGTCGAGGTCAAGAGCCGGCTGGTCGAGTTCCGCGACAAGTCGATCCGCATCCTGCACGAGATGCGCAATGCGGAGACCGGCGAAATTGCCGCGACCTGCGAGATCGCGGCCGTGCATATCGATCGCGCCGCGCGCAAGGCGGCGCCGTTTGCGCCGGCGATCCGCTACGCCGCGATGCCGCATCTCGTCCCGTCAGAACCCGTGAGTGCGTGA
- a CDS encoding TetR/AcrR family transcriptional regulator, translated as MTESKGDVWVAAGFAELAHSGVDGVRVEVLAKNLGVTKGGFYRRFRDRAALLEAMLTRWRDGRIASIEKQTALDGASARERLKAIITLYSERMNTEAMAVELAIRQWARTDGAAAAAAASVDAARLKNVAQLYRATGLPTEEADAQAFLFYCFIFGQSLLFLERGPRKRAQLLAQSADKLLAEKQ; from the coding sequence ATGACTGAAAGCAAGGGCGACGTCTGGGTCGCGGCGGGCTTTGCCGAACTCGCGCATAGCGGGGTCGACGGCGTACGGGTCGAGGTGCTGGCGAAGAATCTCGGCGTCACCAAGGGCGGCTTCTACCGCCGCTTCAGGGATCGCGCCGCGCTGCTCGAGGCCATGCTGACGCGCTGGCGCGACGGCCGCATCGCATCGATCGAGAAGCAGACCGCACTCGACGGCGCCAGCGCGCGCGAGCGGCTGAAGGCGATCATCACACTGTATTCGGAGCGCATGAACACCGAGGCGATGGCGGTCGAGCTCGCGATCCGGCAATGGGCGCGCACCGATGGGGCCGCTGCCGCCGCCGCCGCGAGCGTCGATGCCGCGCGGCTGAAGAATGTCGCCCAGCTCTATCGCGCCACCGGGCTGCCGACTGAAGAGGCCGATGCGCAAGCCTTCCTGTTCTACTGCTTCATCTTCGGCCAGAGCCTGCTGTTCCTCGAGCGCGGCCCGCGCAAGCGCGCGCAATTGCTGGCGCAGTCGGCGGACAAGCTGCTGGCGGAAAAGCAGTAA
- a CDS encoding PsiF family protein has product MKTISTLASATALASLLLMGGAFAQTAAPAAKDAAPKAETKAPAEKKPRTAESLECSKEADAKGLHGKERKKFRAECKKEKSGGGGAAAPAATK; this is encoded by the coding sequence ATGAAGACGATTTCCACGCTCGCGTCCGCAACCGCCCTTGCCTCCCTGCTGCTGATGGGCGGCGCTTTCGCGCAAACGGCCGCGCCCGCCGCCAAGGACGCCGCTCCGAAGGCCGAGACCAAGGCGCCGGCCGAGAAGAAGCCGCGCACCGCCGAATCGCTGGAATGCTCGAAGGAAGCGGACGCCAAGGGGCTGCACGGCAAGGAGCGCAAAAAATTCCGCGCCGAGTGCAAGAAGGAGAAGTCGGGCGGCGGCGGCGCCGCTGCGCCCGCGGCGACGAAGTAA